GAGCATCACAGAGAAGCTAGCTTGGTGACATGTGTCATTTGCCTTCCTCTAACCATATCTGTGCTGTCTGTTGGTGATAGTGACAACTTGCAACCATGGAGCTGAGAGTGGGGAACAAGTACCGGCTCGGGCGAAAGATAGGGAGTGGTTCTTTTGGAGACATTTATCTTGGTAAGTGGAAAtggactgtttttctgtttttacatgcCTTACTTAACTTTCCATTTGTCTGCTGTGTTAAGGTTCTTTCCACATTAGTTGCTGTACAGTGTCTTTTCATACTGTACCATTTATTTCCCCCTTAATCTGGGCACTGAACCTGTTTTTCCTTCATATTCATCCATTACTGGTTTGGTTCTGGGGAAATTGCCATGGCTCTTACATCTGTGatgtacatttaattttgtaTGTCTCTTCAGGTGCCAACATTGCCACTGGTGAGGAGGTAGCCATCAAGCTTGAATGTGTCAAAACCAAACACCCGCAATTGCACATTGAAAGCAAATTCTACAAGATGATGCAAGGAGGAGGTAAGAAGTGAATCCAACTTTGACATATTTGGCAAGATTTTTCAACAGGTTCCTTATCAATGTTTTTATCACAGGTAATATTCTATATGCAGATACCTTACTAAGCCTGTAGGAAATATATACAATGAATATAAATTCTTTTAACAAAAAATGTCTGAAGGACTGTCAACCTCGAATTTTTGTAATTTAAATCCACCTTAAGTGTACACAGATATTCCCATGGAATTGTTATCTTGTGTAAAACTCACTAGGttaaaagtatatatatatatatatatatatatatatacatacacacaagatTTGTATATCATGCAAAATTGTCTACATGGCAAATAATATAAATTGTAGGTGTGctaataggtgtgtgtgtgtctctgtgtgtgttctagtGGGTATTCCATCGATAAAGTGGTGTGGTGCAGAGGGAGATTACAATGTGATGGTTATGGAACTGCTCGGTCCTAGTCTGGAGGACCTTTTCAACTTTTGCTCCCGGAAGTTCAGCCTAAAGACTGTCCTGCTTTTGGCAGACCAGATGGTATGTATCCTGTCTGTGTGGAAGGTTAGAGCTATTAGATTTAAGACAGCTCACAGTCCCCTCAGTTAAGATCTCgctgtgtgaaatgtttctgtttatgaGCAAAATACAGAGATGTGATATTTATGATCGTGCTAGGTCATGTGCATGACCTAAATGACTTATTTGTTGGTGCATGCTCAGATATAAAACATCAGATATAAACACTGCACGTGGCTGCCCTAAGGCTTGTTTAAAGATTATAGATGCTTTGGTCTTTGCTACTCTTGTGCATCCACTATACTTTCTGGCCTCTGCTTAGACTGCGCTGGCCTAGATATTTCATTTCATGGATAGTTCTCTCAAGCACAACTCATCTCTCCTTTTGTTCTAACTGCAGCCAAGTTGATGTGTCAGTCCTCTACATGGGTGTTTGACTCTCCATTAATAGCCTGGGGTCATCACCTTGTTGTATCCTGTCATCATATATCCTGTTGTCCTCCCTTACCCTTCTTGCTTTAGTGTGTTCAAAGTATTGATGTATTGAAAGCAGCTACTACTGCTCAGTGAGCTCAGAAAACTATACAAAGAAAGTATTGACCTGTCAGCATGTAAAATGTGATAATGTGACCTTGTAGCCATGTATTTATGTCACCATGACACTCCCTAATGTATCCTCCCTGTTTGCCaacataatgtatgttttgtgcTGCAGAGCTTAACAGTTTTGTCACCTGTGCTCTTCAGATTAGTCGCATTGAGTACATCCACTCCAAGAATTTCATCCATCGGGATGTGAAGCCTGACAACTTCCTAATGGGACTCGGCAAGAAGGGTAACCTGGTGTACATCATTGACTTTGGCCTGGCCAAAAAATACCGTGATGCCCGGACACACCAGCACATCCCTTACAGGGAGAACAAGAACCTGACTGGCACAGCACGCTACGCCTCCATCAACACACATCTTGGAATTGGTAAGGTACCCTTGGATCATGCAAACAAAGCTGATTTGCCTACTGTTTTTTTGATGaggactggtgtgtgtgtgtgtgtgtctgtgtgtgtgtggggcatCAAGATTTGGTGCTAGATTAGttatttgttttgcagaacaGTGGCTTAGGTTCCTACATAAAACAGCACTGCTGTTGCTTCTTGACCTTGTGACTCACACACATGTTCTCAGGCAGTTCTGTGATTACCCTACATGTTGAAGCTTTCTAGAATGTcctattttatttcatgtttgtttaaacTGCTGGTATGTCTGCCATAGCAGAGACCTTCACGTGTCTAAAAGTGTGGATAATCCTGACTAAAGCAGACAGAATTACAGCAAGATACCAGTCCAGTTCAGTCCAGTCCAGGGCTTTTATTATGTAGTCAAACGTAAAGACATTTTTGACATCTACCTTTAAACACCTTGTTAAATGTGATTCATAACAGGTGGTTTGTGATGATTTCTCCCTCTACATGACCCTCATCCCTAACTCTGAGCTGTAGTGCACTGTACCATGTGCCAGATTTTACCTCATCAGTTGTCTTTGGAACCTTTATTATAAACAGTCATGTCTCTTTTCATCATGCTTCAGTGTCTGTGTAAGGACGTATTGATGGTCTCATGTGGTTTTTAAAACTGGAGTTCTTACTGGTGCtataacagtttttttgttttttttctcaagctAGGAAGCTACCACTCCTGTCTctaatctgtttgtttgtgttttgatgggCCTCCTCTCTTTATCAGTTTATACATACCTTATCAGATTGTTCAGAGGTAACAAGGGAAGAGAActcacaagagagaaaaagaaggaaatgcCGCCTGAGATAGGAAACAGCTCTGTTGTGGCGTTGTGATTTCAGTGTAATGCATTAGAAGACATTCTGCAGAGCATTTTTATATGGCTGAAGTACATCCTGTCGAACTGCTCAGGACATGACCTCAGCCTGTGAAGGGATAGAACTATATCAGTAATGCCGGTTAGTAAGTGTTGTGTTGACGACACCTTGCTTACACTTTAAATAGTGTATATAAAAACAGCTGGATTTGTTTTACCtcagtaaacaaaacaacactctCAAGTGTTGTCTGATCAACAGGCTACACAAGGTCCTCAGAAAGAAGCACCCCATGAACAcctcatttatttatgttacaTGGTCAGGGAAATCACCATCTGTCAAGCGAACTGGTAACCTACAACATCGCATGAAAACATAGTTGCTTAAAAGGTTTGCAAAATAGAACTGATAGGCCTCTTTTATCATAAAGGgtatcattttttattttttgacaccATGATCTATATTTTATATCTACTAGTGACTATTAACTGTGCTGATTAAAAACCACTGTAACCCGTGACTTCTAATGCCTGAACGACATGTGATTGAAGAAGTCAGCAGTGTTATGTTTTAACTGTAAATAGGGCCTTTGTAAATGGTCCTTTGTTATGGCACTAAGTGGACATCCCTCTGctttttcactcacttttaTATGCACTCTCGTGCTTTCTGTCCATAGAGCAGTCCAGACGTGATGACCTGGAGTCTCTCGGCTATGTCCTCATGTACTTCAACCTGGGCTCCCTCCCCTGGCAGGGCCTCAAGGCGGCGACCAAGAGACAGAAGTATGAACGAATCAGTGAGAAGAAAATGTCAACACCCATCGAGGTTCTTTGCAAAGGTTACCCTTGTAAGTGATGCCCCTTTGTTGCCTCTGCATTTGGGCAGCAACATACCAGTAGTTGTGAAGttatctgcagctgcagtgttaGGTTTCTTCAATATGGAATTGAACCCATAGCAAAGCAAATGTTAACTAATCACACAGAGTCAAAGCTTGACACCCATTCAGTGATGTTGTGTGTCACTGAAGTTTCTCCTCATTGCTGTTTCTCTTATTTGTTCTCCTACAGCTGAGTTCTCTACATACCTGAATTTTTGCCGTTCGCTTCGTTTTGATGACAAACCAGACTACTCCTACCTACGACAGCTCTTCAGGAATCTTTTCCACCGACAGGGCTTCTCCTACGATTATGTCTTTGACTGGAACATGCTCAAATTTGTAAGTTTACAAGAAGCGTTTCTCACTGAAGTATTAATATTTGTCTTGGTGCCTAGCTGCCACTAACTTTTTCATCACTCTGCTTATAAATCTCAATTCTTCACCTTATAATAtaaactagattttttttttttttttgtcagtggaaAAGTTTAATGCAGTCGTTCTCATCTGTCAGGGTGCCAGTCGGACAGCAGAGGATGGAGATCGGGAGAGGAGGACGGGAGATGAGAGGGATGACCGGATCGGAGGAGCCCCCAGGGGGTCTGCATCGCGAGGCCTGCCCCCAGGTCCCAACCCTGGAGCTCCCAACAGAGTCAGGAACGGGCCAGAGCAGGCCATCTCTAACCCTGCCTCACGGGTCCAGCAGTCTGGTGAGTTTTCTGCTAAATTTCTCAACAACTCCTACCTatcttttaataacatttttctgttgttaaaagacagacagcaggaatatatatttttttaagtatcTGCATCAGATGTGGTCAGTCTCAGTTTTATGCATCATTTCAGGGAACACGTCGCCACGTGCAATTTCCcgtgcagagagggagaggaaagtgaGCATGCGGCTTCACCGTGGGGCTCCTGCCAACGTATCGTCCTCTGACCTCACAGCCCGTCACGACCAATCCAGAATTTCCACATCGCAGGTGAGGAAAAGGAACACCCTCACGGCTTTTTTTGTCAGCCAGGCGACACAAGCTGCCTAGACTGGAAGCTTAAGAAATGTAGTATTTGTTGAGTGGCTACTATGCACACAGTGCTGTACTTAGATATTTtcagagaaacacatttttgttgtttacttTGTACTTCAGCACGTGGATTTTGAATCAACTCTACAACTTTTGAAGcgatgacaaagttaaacaaacCTGTGAGCCTGTAAGACCATGGCTCATTTCCAACTCAGTTCAGCACACTTCCAGTAATAGGTCTAGGAGAtatgacaagaagaaaaagccTCAATAAAATGAATTCACAGTATTAGTAGTAGGATTTTAATAATCTGGAGTATGCATTGGACCTCGCGTCTGAGCCGTATTTCTCACTGCTTATCAGTGGATAACACTGCTCTGAAAGTCTGCAGTATTTATAGTCATGTAGTAAAGCTGTTAGAACAGTGTTGTCATTGGGTGACAGTCTGTATCATGACAGAATGCCCCAGCAAATGACTGTTTGTATGTATGAATTTGTGTGATGCTGCTTCTGACAGGTGAAGGGCCAgctatatgtgtgtgagcgtgaggGAGGGGTTGACTAGCAATTCTTCCTCTAGAGTCTAATTCTGTTTCTTTTGCAGGTTAGCGTGCCATTTGAGCACATGGGGAAGTAGAAATCTTTGGCTCTGCATGCACATGAAACTGACAGGTGAGGTCTAGTTTCACTCCTTTACTCACATGCTGACTCCAGAAATACACCTCTCACCAACACATTGCCTTCTCTAATAACAATCCACTTGTTGTTGCAGGGCTGCAAGGTATGTTCATCGCTTCggtttattttcctttatgtttttttttttttaccttgtctTATTACAAGATGATTGCCAATGGACACATGGATCTTTGGAGAGGGACGGTAAATTCCAGGGCTCCAGGGAAGTACATGACAGCATCCAACATGCACTCTCTCGTTCATGAACCCTCTTTGCTGAACCCTGgatcaccaccaccacaataCAGAAAGCAAATGAATGACAGTGCTACACCATTGTTGCTCCATGGTTGCTCATacctgctctcctcttccttgAAGCATTCCCTCAGTACCTTCTGTCTGACAAAATGTGAAAGAACTGTTGACATCGAAGAAGCAAAAAGGTATCGGGGAACACACGCATGTTTCTCATCAAAGGTCAACTTCGTGGTCAACTTTGTGATTGGTAGAGACTTAGTAAAGATttaactttttcagttttaacacATCAAAATCAGCTTTTCAGTGAATGGCCGTGTCTTTTGTCTTTCACGAGGACATCTTAAATTGGAACTTATGAGTTTCCTTTCTCTGCATTTTTGAAGGAAGTAACAGCTAAAAGATGAAGAGGTAGGTGGGTGAGAGATAGGTGAGAGGGTAGTGGGTTAAAAAGAAAGGCAACTCTGAAAAGGATAAGTAAGTGATGTTTTAGCTGTTGTAGAGTAATGTTTCTGGTGAAGTAGCAATTGGTCCTTGCTTGCCCTTCATCCATCCATGTTGTGATGGTGCACTGTCCCTCAAAACTATGCCACCAAAACCTCTGCCATCCCTTATTTTGCCTGtttggaaatgtgtgtttactttgGTTTTAATGTAAGTGGGTAAGGTGAAGAATGACCATAGATATTGCAAAGACACACTCCCAAGTCTTGAGGGAAGATCCTCAGGAAATTCTCATTGTATTTGATCAGAGACCATAGCTGCTCATTTTGGCTAACAAATAGTGGCTGCAATTTTTATGATAGTTCTTAATGTTaccttttttattcttttattattgGAGGTGATAGGGGAGTGGGCAGGCTCCGATAGGGATTAGAGTTGGGGGATGGGGCATCcaatgatgattttttttttttttttttttttaatgtttactccactgtaaatatattttttattttgatgtaaagCCAAAATGTGGTTATTTGTTTTAAGATGTAAAGTAGAAAAATGCATACTAATGACAAAAATAGGGGTGGGGTTCAGAAGTTTAGGTATTTAAAGTACTACAGTGTGGGATGGGCTATTGTTACTTTGCCAGCTGGGTCAtctgacgtgtgtgtgcgtgtgagtgtgagagacagagacaggacgTGATACAATGAATCCCTGCGAAGAATACAAGATTCATTTTGTCTTTACTTGTACTCAGATGGTTTTTATCTTTGTTCTCTATTCTATTTatgttaaactgtttttttgtcagaaataactttctgttgtttattctttcttttgtttcatttcattgtcCTGCAACTTATCAGAATTACCTTGTtcaggtcagttttttttttcttttttttttttgcctatctCTTTGTTCTTCTGTTATTCTTTGAAGGTTGTCTGTCCACCTCATAATACACAGGGCTTTCAATATTCCTTCTGCAAAAATTTTATGCTAATAGTTTGATGTCACCTTTGTATTTTAACCTCCAGCAACCTTAATGATGTCattcagaagaaaacaaagctgatgcAATTGCAGGGATGTGTAAATAAAGTGTACTGTGTGTAATTACCTTTGTACAGGCCACCATGACCCAGTGGCATTGTAACTCTTGGGTTGGGGATGGTATAGAAAAGGCTGAGGCGATGGGGATTTCACTTTATGTATTGTGTACTGATAGCTTGTACAGTTCTTTAACACACTTTATTTACAACagtatttgtgtatattttatgaagtaataaaaatgaataacgTTGCTCACAACCTTTTCTCATCTTTTGTTTATTGCTGCGTGTATACGTTTTTAaactggtgtgtttgtttttatttggggGGAACACAATAGCCGATGTAGTGCAGTGTAGCTTGCACAGTTACATCATGTTCAATGGCAAGGACCCTGGAAATTAAAACAGCCGTACTGCGCATGCGTCAAGAGTATTAgctggcagctgctgctgttggtacagtgaactgctggtggtgatgtggaAGAAGTAACGGCGTCTCGTTCGTCAGCATTGGATGGGAAATGGCAAGAAAATAGCTGTTATTTTCCATAAACGTTTTAACACTGTAACTGAGTGTATCGCATCTTAAAAGCGTgttatatttctttgttttgactttACGGGAAGAAACCACAGCAAGCTAGCGCCAGGCTAAGAgggctagctaacgttagctagcagCGCTCGGCGTAGTTAACAGTCAGCTGCCGACACTTTACAGCTTTGTAAAAAGAGGCAAGTTTCCGGGGTTCAAACAACGATGCGGTAATCTGATAAGTGACTGGCTATCGTCCGGAGTTTAGTGCTTGATCAGATCACTTTTTGAACTCTAGAAAGGTTTGCAAGCGACTTGAGATGATAAGCTAAATTGATGCTTGGATTCAAACCAGCGCAGATCAAACAACTGCAGAGGAGGTAAGTAaagcagcaggatggagtcaTGAGCACTGAACAACAGCTACcagttttcttttcagtttagTATGTTTTTCCTAACTCTCAGAAGGTCTCAACGCACAGTCAAAATCAGCTGAGGTAAATATTGCCCCCCACTGAATTTCCATTACATATGATGTCACCCTTTCTCTGAAATGCAGCACTGCTTTGTGTATACACTGCTGTAAAGCTTGAAAGCTGGGAAAACCTGCTCTCTCGCTCTTCTGAGGGATTTATTACAGCCACACTTAGCGCAATTAAAACGAGTTGTGGTTACTGCTAAGTAGCTCTGATTGAACACAACCTCAATCGCCTGATGCTTTACAATGCGTTTCAGGCAGCTTTCCCAGCCTGAGGACTTATGATGGTCTGTCACAAAGACTGCTGATTCGATTGAGGTCAAAGTACAATGCATGTTTTGAAACCTACCCATGGGTGCAGTCAGCAGGATTGATGtgttgcctctctgtctcttgtctgtGGCCCACTGGGAAGCACCGAGCTCTGTTGTTGTAGGTGCAGGCTGGTGCTTGTGATCATCATTGTGCCTGTATACAATAAACACAGCCCTCACCCTATATTCATTTCTCTTAGATTAGTAGCTcggttttatttattcatttatgttgAATATAACGACctgttttggccgattttcatgcATCCATTCATTGTTGGTAGATAAATAAGTGGAATACATTTCCAGATTACTGGTCTTATTCATCAGGTTAGGCGATATGGTGAAAGGTGCTATGATAAATGGTAAGACTGTCTCCCAATATCAGTATATAGTGCATTACATATGTTTGGACACAGAAATTCAGCTGTTGAGTAGTCTGCCCGATGttcacattaaaatgaataGTTACTATGATAAGTCAAATGGGAACTGTCTGCTGTATCAGAAATCATTGTGTAGTACTAAGTGTTTCTTTGGTAGTAaacaagagaaaggaaaaaaaatatatacatatatatataacgACTAATAGATTGCTCAGCCCTTAATTGCACTAATTTCAGAACTGCAGCCTGGTGAAACAGtaaattcatattttatctgtcagtagtatttcttttaaaaaaaagactgcccAGGTATGCAGAAAATTGAATTTTTGGTCCCCTTCAAAATTGGTTTCCTTACAGGTTCTGTGTCTACATAGTTAAACAtattctgttgtgtgtgtatgacccACTGATGTGTTCCTAGTTACTGCATTGCCACAAGCTGATTGAGGCTTTGGCAAGCAGCATGAGTCATCCATGATCACATCGAGTGCCAGCCTATATTTAGCTGGTACACAGGGGGTTTGAAAGTCATTGTGAAATTAGTTTTCACTGTGAATGATTAGATTATCGCCTTCCTGGAATCCACCCCAAGACACTGACGTAGATGGAGAGATGACAGTAGTCAGAGATCTGCAGTGGTTTCACAAAGGGGATTGGCGCATGGAGCGTATTTCTGGATGCTTGTGATTTTGTGAGCTCCAGTTATGTTAGACACCAACATATGTTAGACACcatttgtcttattttacaCATCTTATAAATCATTATTGATATTTcaagatggggggggggggttaccaATGGATTTGATGTCTTCAGATTTCACTGACGTGGGACAAATACATTGTAAGCATTAGGGTTGACACAGTACAAACCTAATAACATAACGCAGTGGGTTTTGCACTGTGCAATGCTGCATAGTCCAAattagcttgttttttttttttgagacaaaGAATGTTGAGAAGCACAAATATGATACTTAAAGCCACTCAACATCTCACGTTTTCCATCCATAGCTCTGGGCATATAATGGCCACCTCTTCATAAAACAAAGATTTGTGGAGTAGAACAGGAACTTATTGCCaccattttaaattttacacaGTAAACATCTTAATGGGGTTATATTATAGTTTTACTCCATTTCAGTGTTATGCCAAGAATCTACTTTATTGCAGCATGTACGTGTGGCCACAGGTCTCACTGTGTTAAGCCTGCACTTTGGTGCTGATTTGTGGAAAGGTGTTTCACCTCTCTGAagaatatgtttgtgtttagcACCATTTCTAGCTACACTACACTTCTTCTGGCCCTCAGTAAAGCACAGAGAACAAGAAGGGGAGAAATTGGGTCAGCAGCCCTCAGCACATTGCTGTCACAGTGATTCGCTGTGTTTGAGTgattcagcccccccccccgcccatccaatgtgctggtgtgtgtggttttttacTCTTTATCAGCCTCTCCTCACCCACCTACCTTATGCCTCCTCTTTTCAATCCCTCTGTTTTGATCTCACTTCATCTGTCTATCCATACAATCTCTTTTGCACTGTAGATCTGTGCACTGTCCTACTTTGCTCTGTATCTTTTTCTCATTCTACCATCAGCGGATGTTGGCTTGAGATTTAGGTCGTAGACTGTGCCGGCCTGTTGCAGTGCATTTACACATTGTCATTCAGGCTTAATAACCTGGGATGTGAGGTTTTGTAGCTGATTGTCGTTGAGCAATTGTTTAAATAAGCTTACTGCttatttgaaattaaattagTTTGTATTACAGGAAGAGTATCTTTGTTGATGAAACCCCCTCTATACATTTTTTCTTCATACAGATGAGTCAACTCTGGCAGCGAGACATACCCCTGTCAGAGAGGTTGGGGAATGACTCTCCAGTTGGCCTTGGCCCAGGGTCCCCAGCCACTGTGGCCCCACAAGGATCCAACTCCTCTTTGGTGCCAGAAGCGCCAGTGGTCACACCAGAAGAGCCAATTTTCCTCATGACCTCCACTGCCCAAACTATATcgggtttttttgtttggactGCTCTTCTGATCACATGTCACCAGGTAAGAAGATCCTGACATTCGATGGATGCAGGTGGTCCAGCGGTCAGATGGTTTAAACTAAACTTTGAACTTTAAGAAGTCAGGTTCACTCTCCTCATCTATAGTTATTTTGTCCAACAATACATATGTGCACAGCAAAGGGGTAA
The window above is part of the Toxotes jaculatrix isolate fToxJac2 chromosome 18, fToxJac2.pri, whole genome shotgun sequence genome. Proteins encoded here:
- the LOC121198482 gene encoding casein kinase I is translated as MELRVGNKYRLGRKIGSGSFGDIYLGANIATGEEVAIKLECVKTKHPQLHIESKFYKMMQGGVGIPSIKWCGAEGDYNVMVMELLGPSLEDLFNFCSRKFSLKTVLLLADQMISRIEYIHSKNFIHRDVKPDNFLMGLGKKGNLVYIIDFGLAKKYRDARTHQHIPYRENKNLTGTARYASINTHLGIEQSRRDDLESLGYVLMYFNLGSLPWQGLKAATKRQKYERISEKKMSTPIEVLCKGYPSEFSTYLNFCRSLRFDDKPDYSYLRQLFRNLFHRQGFSYDYVFDWNMLKFGASRTAEDGDRERRTGDERDDRIGGAPRGSASRGLPPGPNPGAPNRVRNGPEQAISNPASRVQQSGNTSPRAISRAERERKVSMRLHRGAPANVSSSDLTARHDQSRISTSQVSVPFEHMGK